The following proteins come from a genomic window of Coffea arabica cultivar ET-39 chromosome 11c, Coffea Arabica ET-39 HiFi, whole genome shotgun sequence:
- the LOC113715914 gene encoding uncharacterized protein — MPAWYNPQAVCAYHSGAPGHATFDCKALKHKIQDMVEAGEIVIRKREAQGPNVNRNPLPDHVNTIGVIMDDTEYMEQVKDLAREAEVVGVTDQPFIIELPFEEDNQPFVLDLTPAESEALKPVFIEFPRQEPVLSLQQVPWNYDEPIIQIGENSATKKEVSVVTRSGRTVSPFETTIPIQAKNSEPPIKPTITEKEAVDFLKRLQRSEYNIIEKLSKSPAQITMLDLLFSSDVHRDALIDVLTKAQIPRDISVDNFSNVVGSVLFNKQIAFSDDELPTEGIGHNRALYITVRCNGKMLPKVLIDNGPWIHKSGAVPSSLHQLLKFVVNDKLITIFAEEDCLVITDSGSKEEGCRSATMSPHSTSDIVSVSWITTEEQALSKASVMMAKEMIRGGYKLDRGLGRELQGILKPVEIMEKRDTFGLGFQPTAKDIKEMKERKRAEKEGRQRVFDIPPLRYTFPRPTEVITSEVKMLPFSVSFAYLGCLMVKLEAFFGFDDTIADSSETEIGSRMAVHRNHPWFMY; from the exons ATGCCCGCGTGGTATAATCCACAagctgtctgtgcttatcattctggggCCCCCGGACATGCCACCTTTGATTGCAAGGCGCTTAAGCATAAAATCCAAGATATGGTTGAAGCCGGGGAGATTGTAATCCGGAAAAGGGAGGCGCAAGGGCCGAACGTAAATAGGAACCCTTTGCCGGACCATGTTAATACCATTGGGGTCATTATGGATGACACGGAGTATATGGAACAAGTCAAAGATTTGGCAAGAGAAGCTGAGGTAGttggggtcacagaccaaccATTCATCATAGAGTTGCCATTCGAAGAAGATAACCAGCCTTTTGTCTTGGATCTCACGCCAGCAGAGAGTGAAGCTTTGAAGCCGGTATTCATCGAATTCCCGAGGCAAGAGCCTGTTTTGAGCCTGCAACAAGTGCCGTGGAATTACGATGAACCTATTATACAGATCGGGGAAAATTCAGCTACAAAGAAAGAGGTGTCAGTGGTTACCAGATCGGGGAGGACTGTAAGTCCATTTGAAACTACTATTCCGATTCAAGCAAAGAATTCCGAGCCGCCCATTAAGccaacaatcaccgagaaagaagccGTGGATTTCCTTAAACGACTCCAGAGAAGTGAATACAACATAATCGAAAAGCTAAGCAAGTCACCTGCCCAGATAACCATGTTGGATTTACTTTTCTCTTCAGACGTGCATAGGGATGCATTGATCGACGTATTAACTAAGGCTCAAATTCCGAGGGACATTtctgttgataatttttcaaacgtggTTGGGAGCGTATTATTCAACAAACAAATTGCTTTTTCTGACGATGAATTGCCGACAGAGGGCATTGGACATAATAGGGCGTTGTACATAACGGTGAGGTGCAACGGGAAAATGCTGCCGAAGGTGCTAATTGACAACGG gccatggattcacaagtctGGGGCTGTGCCATCTTCGTTGCATCAATTGCTGAAATTCGTAGTAAATGACAAGCTAATCACTATCTTTGCCGAAGAGGACTGCCTGGTAATCACCGATTCTGGATCTAAAGAGGAGGGATGTCGAAGTGCCACCATGTCCCCTCATAGCACATCCGATATAGTCTCCGTAAGTTGGATCACAACGGAGGAACAAGCTCTCTCAAAAGCAAGTGTaatgatggctaaggaaatgattCGTGGAGGATACAAATTAGACAGAGGATTGGGGCGTGAACTGCAAGGGATCCTGAAGCCAGTGGAGATTATGGAAAAAAGGGATACATTCGGTTTGGGTTTCCAACCAACCGCCAAGGACATCAAAGAGATGAAGGAGCGCAAAAGAGCAGAGAAAGAGGGCAGGCAAAGGGTTTTTGACATTCCACCACTGCGGTATACTTTTCCACGACCAACAGAGGTTATCACATCAGAG GTAAAGATGCttcctttttctgtttctttcgcTTACTTGGGATGTTTGATGGTGAAGTTAGAAGCTTTCTTTGGTTTTGATGATACCATCGCTGATTCATCAGAAACAGAAATAGGTTCTCGTATGGCTGTTCATCGTAATCATCCCTGGTTCATGTATTAG